A stretch of Fundicoccus culcitae DNA encodes these proteins:
- a CDS encoding NAD(P)H-binding protein — protein sequence MKNILILGAGGQIPRFLMPLLQEQMDLNITLFGRNAERLPYENVVKISGDASNPSDLEPAIKGQDVVYMNFDSKSVTQVVVDVMNKTGVKRILQAGVLSVYGEVAEPFASWNSRMMGGSVARNRGNEVLEASDLDYTYMRMTWLYNGKRDDYVASPKGEPFLGAQITRQAIAQYILDNIIGKRNDVKESIGLWEPGSEYKAKPDFY from the coding sequence ATGAAAAACATTCTAATTTTAGGAGCTGGCGGACAGATTCCGCGGTTTCTAATGCCACTTTTACAAGAACAAATGGATTTGAATATAACCTTGTTTGGTCGAAATGCAGAAAGATTGCCTTATGAAAATGTGGTGAAAATTTCGGGTGATGCAAGTAATCCGTCAGACTTAGAACCAGCTATAAAAGGGCAAGATGTTGTTTATATGAATTTTGATAGTAAGTCTGTTACACAGGTGGTTGTTGATGTGATGAACAAAACAGGGGTCAAGCGGATTTTACAAGCTGGCGTCTTAAGTGTTTATGGGGAAGTGGCTGAACCTTTTGCCAGCTGGAATAGTCGGATGATGGGCGGATCAGTGGCACGGAATCGAGGTAACGAAGTGCTAGAAGCGAGTGATTTAGATTATACCTATATGCGTATGACCTGGCTTTACAATGGAAAAAGAGACGATTATGTGGCGAGTCCAAAGGGCGAACCCTTTTTAGGGGCTCAAATAACACGACAAGCTATTGCGCAATATATTTTGGATAACATAATTGGCAAGCGGAATGATGTGAAAGAAAGCATTGGCTTATGGGAGCCAGGATCTGAGTACAAAGCAAAACCGGATTTTTATTAA